In the genome of Burkholderia diffusa, one region contains:
- a CDS encoding Lrp/AsnC family transcriptional regulator: MTELDKTDRAILAAVQRDGRLPIARLADSVGLSETPCARRLKRLENDGYIERYRAQLSRQALGFGVVAFVLVRFATHDRKVADRFEREVLGIERILACHNVAGTADYLLQVVARDLDDYGTFLRDSLRMLPGVTSIESALSLREVKHDAGLPVP, encoded by the coding sequence ATGACCGAACTCGACAAAACCGATCGCGCGATTCTCGCCGCGGTGCAGCGCGACGGCCGCCTGCCGATCGCGCGCCTCGCCGATTCCGTCGGCCTGTCCGAAACGCCGTGCGCGCGGCGCCTGAAACGTCTCGAAAACGACGGCTACATCGAGCGTTACCGCGCGCAGCTGTCGCGTCAGGCGCTCGGCTTCGGCGTCGTCGCGTTCGTGCTCGTGCGGTTCGCGACGCACGACCGCAAGGTCGCCGACCGGTTCGAACGGGAAGTGCTCGGCATCGAGCGAATCCTTGCGTGCCATAACGTCGCGGGCACGGCCGACTACCTGTTGCAGGTGGTCGCACGCGATCTCGACGACTACGGCACGTTCCTGCGCGACTCGCTGCGGATGCTGCCGGGCGTCACATCGATCGAATCGGCGCTGTCGTTGCGGGAGGTGAAACACGATGCGGGGTTACCGGTGCCTTGA